A single genomic interval of Mucilaginibacter robiniae harbors:
- a CDS encoding cation:proton antiporter, translated as MSVNEIITITIVLTAVFAYINHRLIKWPPTIGIMVLSLLFSILVVILGSSGSWVAEKVRQLVGAIDFEDVLMNFMLSFLLFAGAIHVDANKLKQERWPVLLLATMGTLISTCLVGGLMFYLFKLFSLNIPLIYCVLFGSLISPTDPIAVLGILKEAKIPSSLELKISGESLFNDGVAVVIFITITEIAKSGGAHIDILDTGKLFLREAVGGLFFGGVLGYIGYWALRSIDDYKVEVLITLALVAGGYLLADRLHVSGPLAMVIAGIITGNKVKNEVMSDITRDYLGKFWELIDELLNAILFLLIGLEMLIIKLNITLLCIGVIAIFLVLLSRLVSVALPVSLLRFKIKFEQHAVAILTWGGLRGGLSVAMALSLPANMYHDEFLLITYVIVVFSILVQGLTIGKVAKRLQPATAK; from the coding sequence ATGAGTGTTAACGAGATAATAACCATAACTATTGTTTTAACGGCAGTGTTTGCCTACATCAATCACCGGCTGATTAAATGGCCTCCTACCATTGGCATTATGGTTTTATCGCTGCTATTTTCTATTCTGGTAGTTATTTTGGGTAGTTCAGGTTCATGGGTTGCCGAAAAGGTCAGACAGTTAGTAGGGGCTATAGATTTTGAAGATGTACTCATGAATTTTATGCTTAGCTTCCTACTATTTGCAGGTGCTATTCATGTGGATGCCAATAAGCTTAAACAGGAACGCTGGCCTGTATTGCTGCTGGCAACTATGGGTACATTAATTTCCACTTGCTTGGTTGGGGGATTGATGTTTTATCTGTTTAAATTATTCAGCCTGAATATACCCCTTATTTATTGCGTGCTGTTTGGCTCTCTTATTTCTCCTACAGATCCTATTGCTGTATTAGGTATTTTGAAAGAAGCCAAAATTCCGTCCTCATTAGAACTTAAGATTTCTGGAGAGTCTTTATTTAACGATGGAGTTGCTGTAGTAATTTTTATTACTATCACCGAAATAGCTAAATCAGGTGGAGCTCACATTGATATATTGGATACAGGTAAACTCTTTTTGCGCGAAGCCGTTGGCGGATTGTTTTTCGGCGGTGTATTAGGTTATATAGGTTATTGGGCATTACGCTCTATTGATGATTATAAGGTAGAGGTGCTTATTACGCTGGCCTTGGTAGCTGGTGGCTATTTGCTTGCCGATCGCTTGCATGTTTCTGGTCCGCTGGCTATGGTAATAGCAGGTATCATCACCGGCAACAAAGTGAAAAATGAAGTGATGTCAGATATTACTCGAGATTACTTAGGCAAATTTTGGGAGTTGATCGATGAATTATTAAATGCTATTCTGTTCCTATTAATTGGTTTGGAAATGCTGATTATTAAATTAAATATTACCCTGTTGTGTATAGGGGTTATAGCCATTTTTCTGGTGTTGTTATCAAGGCTTGTGTCTGTTGCTTTACCGGTATCTTTATTACGCTTTAAAATAAAGTTTGAACAGCATGCAGTAGCTATACTGACTTGGGGAGGGCTAAGAGGAGGCCTATCTGTTGCTATGGCATTATCATTACCTGCAAACATGTATCATGATGAATTTTTGTTAATTACCTATGTAATTGTAGTTTTTTCCATCTTAGTGCAAGGACTTACCATTGGTAAAGTAGCTAAAAGGCTGCAACCAGCTACTGCTAAATAG
- a CDS encoding glycoside hydrolase family 15 protein, with product MDPKDTNNAYLPIEDYGIVGDLNTVALIGLTGSIDFMCFPDFDSPTLFAALLDNEKGGRFQLHPKDAQIRYKQLYLPDTNILLTRFLSDNGIGELTDFMPVQAVNRGNELIRRVTTLQGEITYSLSCTPRFNYATSAHVAQPISDKELIFQCDELNVQIRLKSSVPLTIQDNDVSAEFTLAAGETADFILSYVDKASPELKDLQQFVSDSLMENINYWQNWTEKSNYHGRWREIVNRSALILKLMTSYKYGSLVAAPTFGLPEEIGGERNWDYRYTWIRDASFTIYCLLQLGYTKEAGDFINWVATQCFDVHHKQNLQLMYKIDGSRGLTEKILDNLSGYCDSKPVRIGNGAYQQLQLDIYGELMDAVYQYDKDGEPISYELWTKLSSQIDWLSKNWTRKDEGIWEVRGGEKEFLYSKIMCWVAFDRAIKIGINRSYPFPETWMEQRNQIFNTIHQDYYSTKLNSFVQYKNAETVDAAALLMPIIGFISPKDPKWLSTLECIEEKLVADFLVYRYRNQENLDGLHGGEGTFSMCTFWYVQCLGLSGQTDKARLYFEKMLGYANHLGLFAEQLGSNGQHLGNYPQAFTHLGLISAALSLSQQLESKLNK from the coding sequence ATGGATCCGAAAGATACGAATAACGCATACCTGCCCATTGAAGATTATGGAATTGTTGGCGACTTGAACACAGTGGCACTCATTGGACTAACGGGTTCAATTGATTTTATGTGCTTCCCTGACTTTGATTCGCCTACTCTGTTTGCCGCTTTGCTGGATAATGAAAAAGGAGGACGTTTTCAACTGCATCCTAAAGATGCACAAATAAGGTATAAACAACTGTACTTGCCTGATACCAATATCCTCTTGACTCGTTTTCTGTCAGATAATGGTATAGGTGAACTTACTGATTTCATGCCGGTACAAGCAGTAAACCGTGGAAATGAGCTCATCAGGCGAGTAACTACTTTGCAGGGTGAGATTACTTACAGCTTATCTTGCACACCGCGCTTTAACTATGCTACGTCTGCCCATGTTGCTCAACCAATAAGTGATAAAGAACTGATATTTCAATGTGATGAATTAAACGTTCAGATAAGATTAAAAAGTTCTGTACCGCTAACCATTCAGGACAATGATGTTAGTGCTGAATTTACATTAGCTGCCGGCGAAACAGCTGATTTTATTTTATCGTATGTAGATAAAGCAAGTCCGGAGTTAAAAGACCTACAGCAATTTGTATCTGATAGTTTAATGGAGAACATTAACTATTGGCAAAACTGGACTGAGAAAAGCAATTATCATGGCAGATGGCGTGAAATAGTTAACCGTTCTGCTTTGATTTTAAAGCTAATGACTTCTTATAAATATGGTTCGTTGGTAGCTGCCCCTACCTTTGGACTACCAGAAGAAATAGGTGGTGAGCGGAACTGGGATTATCGTTATACCTGGATACGCGACGCATCGTTTACTATATATTGCTTACTGCAACTCGGCTATACAAAAGAAGCCGGCGACTTCATTAACTGGGTGGCTACCCAATGTTTTGACGTACATCATAAGCAAAACCTGCAACTGATGTATAAAATTGATGGTAGCCGGGGATTGACAGAAAAGATACTCGACAACCTTTCAGGTTATTGTGATTCCAAACCTGTCAGAATTGGTAATGGGGCTTATCAACAATTGCAACTGGATATTTACGGAGAGCTGATGGACGCTGTTTATCAGTATGATAAAGATGGTGAACCTATCTCATATGAACTCTGGACAAAACTTTCTAGCCAGATTGATTGGTTAAGTAAAAACTGGACCCGTAAGGATGAAGGTATATGGGAAGTACGTGGTGGTGAAAAAGAATTTTTATATTCAAAAATAATGTGCTGGGTAGCGTTTGACCGGGCTATCAAGATTGGGATAAATCGTTCCTACCCTTTCCCGGAAACTTGGATGGAACAGCGTAATCAAATATTTAATACCATACACCAGGATTATTACAGCACCAAGCTCAACTCCTTTGTTCAATATAAAAATGCGGAAACGGTTGATGCAGCTGCATTACTGATGCCAATAATTGGCTTTATTAGCCCCAAAGATCCTAAATGGCTGAGTACACTGGAGTGTATTGAAGAAAAGCTGGTGGCCGACTTTTTAGTGTACCGTTACCGCAATCAGGAAAACCTGGATGGCTTACATGGTGGTGAGGGTACCTTCTCAATGTGCACGTTTTGGTATGTGCAGTGTTTAGGCTTGTCTGGCCAAACTGATAAAGCCCGCTTGTATTTTGAAAAAATGTTAGGTTATGCCAACCATTTAGGTTTGTTTGCAGAACAGCTAGGCTCTAATGGTCAGCATTTAGGTAACTATCCACAGGCATTTACCCACTTAGGATTAATCAGTGCTGCTTTAAGCCTTAGTCAGCAACTTGAAAGTAAATTGAACAAATAA
- a CDS encoding AI-2E family transporter, protein MQTSEYPYLSKIRNILLITVLGTCILYFAKSLLVPMVFGLVLAMLLIPLSKKLEAKGMNRALAAVICILLMVLAFALIIGLLSWQMSNLVSDMGQIKQRLSEISSQVQDFVASHLGIAEAKQKEIVKKANTGNSITILARVTGNLLGILVNIILVLVYVFLFMYFRRHLMDFVLKASPDNQRQNISKLVPEASQVSQQYLGGLALMIVTLWVMYGIGFSLVGVHYAIFFALLCGTLEIIPFIGNITGTTLTVLMGLIQGGDTKLILGILITYGLVQFIQSYILQPLIVGKEVNLNPFFTIVSILIGDAIWEVPGMILAVPIFGMIKITCDHFDSLKPYGFLLGGDEKQDEPSGIFNRIKQMFK, encoded by the coding sequence ATGCAAACATCAGAATACCCTTATTTATCAAAAATTCGCAATATTCTGCTTATTACAGTTTTAGGAACCTGCATTCTTTACTTTGCTAAATCGCTGCTGGTTCCAATGGTATTTGGATTAGTGTTGGCCATGTTGCTTATCCCTTTAAGCAAAAAACTGGAAGCTAAAGGCATGAACAGAGCATTAGCAGCTGTAATATGCATTTTGCTGATGGTGTTGGCTTTTGCATTAATCATTGGGTTGTTATCCTGGCAAATGTCAAATTTAGTTAGTGACATGGGGCAAATCAAGCAACGTTTGTCCGAGATAAGCAGCCAGGTGCAAGATTTTGTTGCTTCACATTTAGGTATAGCAGAAGCCAAACAAAAAGAGATTGTTAAAAAAGCTAATACCGGTAATTCCATTACCATACTGGCTCGCGTAACCGGTAATCTACTGGGCATCCTTGTTAATATCATTCTGGTACTGGTTTATGTTTTCTTGTTCATGTATTTTCGCCGGCACTTAATGGACTTCGTTCTGAAAGCAAGCCCTGATAACCAGCGTCAAAATATCTCTAAACTTGTTCCTGAGGCCAGTCAGGTTTCACAACAATACTTAGGCGGCTTAGCACTCATGATTGTTACTTTGTGGGTAATGTATGGCATAGGCTTTTCGCTTGTTGGTGTACACTATGCCATCTTTTTTGCTTTATTATGTGGTACTTTAGAAATTATTCCATTTATAGGCAATATTACTGGCACCACTTTAACAGTACTAATGGGATTAATTCAGGGCGGCGATACTAAACTCATTTTGGGTATTTTAATTACTTACGGGCTTGTTCAATTTATTCAATCTTACATATTGCAACCTTTAATTGTAGGTAAAGAAGTTAATTTAAATCCGTTTTTTACCATAGTAAGTATCCTGATCGGTGATGCAATTTGGGAAGTACCAGGAATGATTTTAGCCGTACCAATATTTGGAATGATTAAAATTACCTGCGATCATTTTGATTCGCTTAAACCATATGGCTTTCTGCTGGGTGGTGATGAAAAACAGGATGAACCTTCCGGAATCTTCAATCGAATTAAACAAATGTTTAAGTAA
- a CDS encoding MgtC/SapB family protein, protein MDINNELNIVLKLLIAFILGGAIGYDRERDGKSAGIRTYAAVCLGASLFTDIGENLHDLSSTSRIIAYIISGIGFLGGGIIFKDSSNNRSQGLTTAATIWCTAGVGVAVGMNMFITAVVSAAAVYFLLALHKQAWYIRWKNKIRENRYVDDNDD, encoded by the coding sequence ATGGATATCAATAATGAGCTCAATATTGTTTTAAAGTTACTGATTGCTTTTATTCTAGGTGGAGCTATCGGATACGATAGAGAACGGGATGGTAAAAGTGCCGGAATCCGTACCTATGCTGCCGTTTGTCTTGGAGCTTCACTATTTACCGACATTGGCGAAAACCTGCATGACCTATCTTCTACATCACGCATCATTGCATATATTATATCAGGCATTGGCTTTTTGGGTGGAGGCATCATTTTCAAAGATAGCAGTAACAACCGTTCACAAGGCTTAACCACTGCTGCTACCATTTGGTGTACAGCTGGCGTTGGGGTAGCGGTAGGAATGAATATGTTTATAACGGCTGTTGTATCAGCTGCTGCCGTTTATTTCCTTTTGGCGTTACATAAACAAGCCTGGTACATCAGGTGGAAAAATAAAATTAGAGAAAACAGATATGTAGATGATAATGATGATTGA
- a CDS encoding sensor histidine kinase gives MVSVFQLLKSNYRTLFSISLLVIVFYLSLQHSYVFFHTVVELFSIVVAFAVFIVTWNARRMMDNNYLQFVGIAYIFIGALDLLHTLTFRGMNLIVSPIYYTNQFWVATRFLEAITLLTGFAFLNTKRKLNADLVFLIYLVASTLISLSILYWKNFPVCYIDGYGLTDFKIYAEYAIIAILFIAAYLLVQKKTSFTPLVYQLIFYSLVFTILSEFCFTLYATNSSFAAELGHYAKLISFFLLYKADVETGFLKPTDLIFRNLKDNEEKYRTLAESMPGLIMRFDHNLNCIYNNSRANQWLHNGQQSLSIADSPEMQMTLSLEMELSHLLQKAKTTVQTQESYISVQQNEAIMHYAVQAIPEQHTETDEPTYLIICQDVTLLKLAEQQLKELNATKDKLFSIIAHDLRNPFTSLLSFSELIYKNADKLRKEKIEQMALRMNDSAKQAYALLENLLNWSRVQTGMLKPNLQLLNSQELLNEAKSFSSSVAQAKNVDIVIIGSSAINVFADKHMINTVLRNLISNAVKFSYPESSIVLRADQNGSDMMFSVADMGVGIEKENQEQLLSIGNRHSTNGTAAEKGTGLGLVLCKEFIELNGGRLWLNSEFGVGTTFYFTLPIAHDQLQKRI, from the coding sequence TTGGTATCAGTATTTCAATTATTGAAAAGCAACTATCGGACGCTATTTTCAATTAGCTTGCTGGTTATTGTATTTTATTTAAGTCTTCAGCATAGTTATGTATTCTTTCATACCGTTGTTGAATTATTTTCTATTGTAGTTGCTTTTGCAGTTTTTATTGTCACTTGGAATGCGCGCCGTATGATGGATAACAACTATCTGCAATTTGTGGGTATTGCTTACATTTTTATAGGTGCTTTAGATTTGCTGCATACCCTAACTTTTAGGGGAATGAATCTGATTGTTAGTCCTATTTACTATACTAACCAATTCTGGGTAGCGACTCGTTTTCTGGAAGCTATTACATTACTGACTGGCTTTGCATTTTTAAATACGAAAAGGAAACTGAATGCCGATTTGGTTTTCCTGATCTATTTAGTGGCAAGTACGCTTATAAGTTTATCAATTCTGTACTGGAAAAATTTTCCTGTTTGCTATATTGATGGATATGGGCTTACTGATTTTAAAATTTATGCCGAATATGCTATTATAGCCATTCTTTTTATTGCAGCTTACCTTTTAGTTCAAAAAAAAACGTCTTTTACTCCATTGGTTTACCAGTTGATATTTTACTCATTGGTATTTACTATATTAAGTGAGTTTTGCTTTACGCTTTATGCAACAAACAGCAGTTTTGCCGCCGAGTTAGGGCATTATGCAAAATTGATTTCTTTTTTCCTGCTTTATAAAGCCGACGTTGAAACCGGCTTCTTAAAACCTACTGATTTAATTTTTAGAAACCTAAAGGATAACGAGGAGAAATACCGCACACTGGCAGAAAGTATGCCAGGACTTATTATGCGGTTTGACCATAACCTAAATTGCATTTATAATAATAGTAGAGCAAATCAATGGTTGCACAATGGACAACAAAGCTTATCTATCGCAGATTCTCCTGAAATGCAGATGACTTTATCTTTAGAGATGGAGTTGAGCCATTTATTACAAAAAGCAAAAACTACCGTACAAACGCAAGAGTCATATATTTCTGTTCAGCAGAATGAAGCTATAATGCATTATGCTGTTCAGGCTATTCCGGAACAGCATACCGAAACAGATGAGCCTACATATTTGATTATATGTCAAGATGTTACTCTTTTAAAGCTTGCAGAACAGCAATTGAAAGAGCTAAATGCTACCAAAGATAAGCTATTTTCTATTATAGCTCATGATTTAAGAAACCCATTTACCTCTTTACTATCATTCAGTGAGCTGATCTATAAAAATGCAGATAAGCTGCGTAAAGAAAAAATTGAACAAATGGCTTTACGCATGAATGATTCAGCCAAGCAGGCTTATGCATTACTAGAGAATTTACTGAACTGGTCGAGGGTACAAACCGGAATGCTTAAGCCTAACTTACAGCTTTTAAATTCCCAAGAGTTATTGAATGAAGCAAAGTCTTTCTCATCTTCTGTGGCTCAGGCAAAAAATGTTGATATTGTAATTATTGGCAGCAGTGCTATAAACGTGTTTGCTGACAAGCACATGATTAATACTGTACTCCGAAATTTGATTTCTAACGCCGTAAAATTTAGTTATCCCGAAAGCAGTATTGTGCTGAGGGCTGACCAGAATGGAAGTGATATGATGTTTTCGGTTGCGGATATGGGCGTAGGTATAGAGAAGGAAAATCAGGAGCAACTATTAAGCATTGGTAACAGGCACTCTACCAACGGTACCGCAGCTGAAAAGGGTACTGGTTTAGGTTTAGTACTTTGTAAAGAGTTTATAGAGCTTAACGGTGGCCGTTTATGGTTAAACAGTGAATTTGGTGTAGGTACTACTTTTTACTTTACCTTACCTATTGCACACGATCAACTTCAAAAAAGAATTTAG
- a CDS encoding DMT family transporter yields the protein MLNNKSILLGLLFAILWATGSVAFKLGLRSADPLILATMRFVGTGILFGHYFLINKKYRFRPNLVEWKAIAIYGLLNTTLTLGSFSAAQRYASAGISMLFIAITPLVIALLSSIFLERKLKCTEVAGMLLAFSGLMLAAVLDLPKAQIKPMGIILLMIYVFAYALSSIYFSGLKLSLSREVFNVWQVFVGGIILSPLSLFFHQSHVTHWDFYLWGSLAWLIVVLSFIANQLWLYLINLDTVKAANWLYLVPGLGYIYGYVLLHEHITWYAICGTIMVIAGLIISKGVKTSKQ from the coding sequence ATGCTGAATAACAAAAGCATTCTTTTAGGATTATTATTTGCTATACTTTGGGCAACTGGATCTGTAGCTTTTAAATTGGGACTTCGGTCGGCCGATCCGTTGATATTGGCTACTATGCGCTTTGTGGGTACGGGCATTTTGTTCGGTCATTACTTTCTGATTAATAAGAAGTACCGTTTTCGACCTAACTTGGTAGAGTGGAAAGCCATTGCTATTTATGGACTTTTAAATACTACGTTAACACTAGGATCGTTTTCAGCTGCACAACGATATGCATCCGCTGGTATTAGTATGCTGTTTATTGCTATTACTCCCTTAGTGATTGCACTGTTAAGCTCTATCTTTTTGGAAAGGAAGCTTAAGTGCACAGAAGTAGCCGGTATGCTGCTGGCATTTTCGGGCTTAATGCTTGCTGCTGTTCTTGATCTGCCAAAAGCACAGATTAAGCCTATGGGTATTATTCTATTGATGATTTATGTTTTTGCCTATGCGTTAAGCAGTATTTACTTTTCGGGCTTAAAATTATCTTTATCTAGAGAGGTGTTTAATGTATGGCAGGTATTTGTGGGTGGTATAATACTAAGTCCTTTGTCTTTATTCTTTCATCAAAGCCATGTTACACATTGGGACTTTTACCTATGGGGATCTTTAGCCTGGTTGATTGTAGTGCTTTCGTTTATTGCTAACCAATTGTGGTTATACTTAATTAACTTAGATACGGTAAAAGCGGCAAACTGGCTTTACCTGGTTCCTGGCTTAGGTTATATATATGGTTATGTTTTGCTCCATGAACATATTACCTGGTATGCAATATGCGGAACAATAATGGTTATAGCAGGCTTAATAATATCTAAGGGTGTTAAAACAAGTAAGCAGTAA
- a CDS encoding Na+/H+ antiporter, which produces MGNFTILLVLISIMALLNALADRFKLSSPIVLIIAGIAMGFIPFIPTIEIDPGVVFLLFLPPLLYDAAFNLHFKDFRENLNTISSMAFGLVFLTTVGIAVIAHYIIPGMSWPLAFVLGAILSSTDAVAALSITKGLGLSPLTITILEGESLLNDASALVAYRYATAAVTGAAFIWWKASFTFLILIGGGIVIGLVIAKILATVLRLIRNQILAVLSYTLLAPFITYLLAEELHCSAVIAVVALGLSISKLSEARFPEELKRQSASIWELLVFLLNGLIFVLIGLELPVVVKSISYDDLWKDAAYALLITVTALIIRMVRVFSKKEGLQRGFNHPNIKNSKQAISAFTLLGLQESLVISWSGMRGIVSLAVAIGLPKTLVHGQPFPMRGTIIYITTVVVLITIVGQGLLLPILMKKINAQQSCTKS; this is translated from the coding sequence ATGGGAAACTTTACTATACTACTGGTGCTAATTAGTATTATGGCGTTACTTAATGCATTGGCAGATCGCTTTAAGCTATCATCGCCCATAGTATTGATTATAGCTGGTATTGCTATGGGATTTATTCCTTTTATACCAACAATAGAGATTGATCCAGGAGTTGTATTCTTACTATTTCTTCCTCCATTGCTATATGATGCTGCTTTCAATTTGCATTTCAAAGATTTTAGAGAAAATCTGAATACGATAAGTTCAATGGCATTTGGATTGGTGTTCTTAACAACAGTTGGCATTGCCGTAATTGCTCATTACATTATTCCGGGCATGAGTTGGCCGCTTGCTTTTGTGCTTGGTGCAATTCTTTCTTCAACAGATGCCGTTGCTGCTCTTAGTATAACTAAAGGACTTGGATTATCGCCACTTACCATAACGATACTAGAAGGCGAAAGCCTGCTCAATGATGCATCTGCATTGGTAGCTTACCGTTACGCTACAGCAGCAGTAACCGGAGCAGCCTTTATATGGTGGAAAGCTTCATTTACCTTCCTTATCCTAATAGGTGGAGGCATTGTAATTGGTTTGGTGATAGCCAAAATACTGGCAACTGTTTTACGCCTGATACGCAATCAAATATTGGCTGTACTAAGTTATACATTGCTTGCACCATTTATCACTTATTTGCTAGCCGAAGAACTCCATTGTTCTGCCGTTATTGCGGTGGTTGCACTTGGACTTAGTATATCGAAGTTAAGTGAAGCTCGCTTTCCAGAAGAATTAAAAAGACAATCGGCAAGCATTTGGGAATTGCTTGTATTTCTACTAAACGGGTTAATTTTTGTACTCATCGGCCTTGAACTTCCTGTTGTTGTTAAATCTATTTCTTACGATGATTTGTGGAAAGATGCAGCTTATGCATTACTCATTACAGTAACAGCATTAATTATACGTATGGTACGTGTATTTTCGAAAAAAGAAGGATTACAACGTGGCTTTAATCATCCTAATATTAAAAACAGTAAACAGGCTATATCCGCATTTACCCTACTTGGCTTACAGGAAAGTTTGGTAATCAGTTGGTCGGGCATGCGAGGTATTGTTTCGTTGGCTGTAGCTATAGGTTTACCAAAAACACTGGTCCATGGTCAGCCCTTTCCAATGCGGGGAACTATCATTTACATTACCACAGTTGTTGTATTAATTACGATAGTTGGTCAGGGTTTATTGTTACCTATACTCATGAAAAAAATAAACGCTCAACAAAGTTGTACCAAATCGTAA
- a CDS encoding MFS transporter has protein sequence MTDERQHRIPTILAFSLLPLSGFATDIYIPSLPSMGMALHISNVQVQLTLTLFLISYGVSQLFIGSVLDSFGRFKLGLIALLVFAIASLVIAVSHNIYLICLMRIIHGITVAIIVVAKRAYFVDVYEGDRLKHYLSMFTIIWSAGPIVAPFIGGYLEHLFGWQSNFYFLAVLSAGIGLLDWLYSRETLKKPVAFHLRTIADIYANMIGTASFTLGIAMLGLAYTMVMVYNMTGPFIIEHQLKLTPVIAGYCSLLLGIAWMCGGFIGRATIKRPFFRKLVFNLSLQILFAVTMIGSLFFVSNLFTLLLFAFLIHACAGFTYNNYFTYCLSKFPQYAGISGGMTGGVVYILVSIISYGIVSVLPPKDEGHLSYSYLILGLLSALVMIAVFLTNRKQTSTLRTA, from the coding sequence ATGACAGACGAACGCCAACATCGAATCCCCACAATCCTTGCCTTTTCTTTACTGCCCCTCTCTGGTTTTGCTACTGATATTTATATCCCTTCATTACCCAGTATGGGAATGGCTTTGCACATCAGCAATGTACAGGTTCAGCTTACGTTAACTTTGTTTTTGATCAGCTACGGCGTTTCACAGCTATTTATTGGCAGTGTACTAGATAGCTTTGGCAGGTTTAAACTTGGTCTTATCGCATTGCTTGTTTTTGCCATTGCAAGTTTAGTAATTGCGGTAAGCCATAACATCTATTTGATTTGTTTAATGCGTATTATACACGGCATTACCGTAGCCATTATTGTAGTGGCTAAGCGCGCCTATTTTGTGGATGTATATGAGGGAGATCGCCTAAAGCATTACCTCAGTATGTTTACCATTATTTGGTCGGCAGGGCCTATAGTAGCACCTTTTATCGGAGGCTATCTGGAGCACTTATTCGGGTGGCAATCTAACTTTTATTTTCTAGCCGTATTATCGGCAGGAATCGGGCTATTGGATTGGCTTTACAGCCGTGAAACGCTTAAAAAGCCTGTTGCCTTCCATTTACGTACTATTGCAGATATTTATGCTAATATGATAGGTACCGCCAGTTTTACCCTTGGTATAGCTATGCTTGGCTTGGCATATACTATGGTTATGGTTTACAATATGACTGGCCCATTTATTATAGAGCATCAGTTGAAACTTACTCCTGTAATTGCCGGCTATTGCTCACTCCTACTCGGGATAGCTTGGATGTGTGGCGGCTTTATAGGCAGAGCCACAATCAAGCGACCTTTCTTTAGAAAGCTAGTGTTTAATCTTTCGTTGCAGATATTATTCGCAGTAACCATGATTGGTAGTTTATTTTTCGTGAGCAACTTGTTTACATTGCTTTTGTTTGCGTTTCTCATTCATGCTTGTGCCGGGTTCACTTACAACAACTATTTCACTTATTGCCTTAGTAAGTTTCCACAGTATGCCGGCATATCAGGTGGCATGACAGGAGGAGTTGTATACATCTTGGTTTCCATAATCAGTTATGGTATAGTTTCGGTATTACCACCTAAAGATGAAGGACATTTAAGTTATAGCTATCTCATTTTAGGTTTACTTTCTGCACTTGTTATGATAGCCGTATTTTTAACTAATAGAAAGCAAACATCTACATTAAGAACTGCCTAA